TGCAAAACTTTCGCTCATAACGATGAAAAAACCTCAGACCTGCCCTTAGTAAGCTGGCCCGATTGGGAGCCGCGGGGAACGCGGGTTGGGTGGGTTCCGGTCTACCTGGCAGGCAGACCACCAAAAACTCCGAGGATTACAGGGTTATCCCGCAATCCCCCTCTGGAATGTAACTAACAATCCGACCATCTCATCCTCTGTTTCATGAGGGTGAGGGCCAATAAGGGGTAAATGATTACCTCAGGATAAAACTCACCTATAAATATTAACACTTCAGTTCTTTGCGGTTCAAGCGGTTATGACAACCGATTCGTAAATGTTCGGGCAACCCATCAGGCCCCCGTGGTGGTATACATGCACGGTGACAAAGGGGGTATAAACATGACTCATGCGTTTCAACAATCCTTCCTCACCCCACGCGATCAGACAATAGCAACCATTACCACACTCTCAACTAGGAAAATACGCACGGTTACGTACGACTTTGTGCTAGGGGATAATTAAGACGGAAGGACGCTCTTCCTAATGAGACGTACCAGAATATCGCCATCGCTAGTACATTGACGAATGACCAATCCCGTGGTTCCAAAAAGTCGGCTGGCCACAACGGGAATCTTGTAGCGATTGAGTTCGCTGATAGCTATTTCGGCATTACGTCGACCAATAGTGTAATAGTCTGGATTGCTACTATGCAGGACATTACAGCCACCAAATATCTTTGCTTGAAGATGTCGAAGGTTACTACCCATATTGATCATGCAATTGACCAACGCTGGGACCGCGACATCACCAAAACGACAGGAGTCTTCTTCATGGGTAGTTTTATGAGGTAGGATAAAGTGATTCATTCCACCAAAGTGTAATCTCTGATCCCACAAGCAAACCGCAACACACGACCCGAGTACAGTCCGAATATAATGAGGATCACGACTACAGTAAATCTCCCCTGGCCCCAAATTTAGAGTTGGAAAGGGAAAGAGTGGTGGCGGGAAACGGTGGCTCAGGACCCCTCCCATAGTAGGTAACTGCGTAACAGTTCGTCGCCAATCTTGCCACGCGGCAACACTAAATCAGCGGCTCCCAGTTTGATGGCCTCACGCGGCATCCCAAATACGACGCAACTAG
This genomic window from Gammaproteobacteria bacterium contains:
- the cheD gene encoding putative chemoreceptor glutamine deamidase CheD (Evidence 3 : Putative function from multiple computational evidences), which gives rise to MGGVLSHRFPPPLFPFPTLNLGPGEIYCSRDPHYIRTVLGSCVAVCLWDQRLHFGGMNHFILPHKTTHEEDSCRFGDVAVPALVNCMINMGSNLRHLQAKIFGGCNVLHSSNPDYYTIGRRNAEIAISELNRYKIPVVASRLFGTTGLVIRQCTSDGDILVRLIRKSVLPS